One genomic window of Streptomyces spiramyceticus includes the following:
- a CDS encoding carboxymuconolactone decarboxylase family protein has protein sequence MDTRLNLFGNPLAAKFLRHINSAGKVVTDSTLPAATQELVKIRASQINGCGFCTDMHTKDAAHAGETSTRLNLIAAWREAKVFTDAERAALELTEQGTRIADAAGGVTDEAWANAAKHYDEDQLAALVSLIALINAYNRVNVIVQQPAGGYQPGQFG, from the coding sequence ATGGATACTCGCTTGAACCTCTTCGGCAACCCCCTCGCAGCCAAGTTCCTGAGGCACATCAACTCGGCGGGCAAGGTGGTCACGGACTCGACGCTGCCGGCCGCGACACAGGAACTGGTGAAGATCCGCGCCAGTCAGATCAACGGCTGCGGTTTCTGCACCGACATGCACACCAAAGACGCCGCGCACGCCGGGGAGACCTCGACGCGCCTCAACCTGATCGCGGCCTGGCGAGAGGCCAAGGTGTTCACCGACGCCGAGCGCGCTGCCCTGGAGCTGACGGAGCAGGGCACCCGCATCGCCGACGCGGCCGGTGGTGTCACCGACGAGGCATGGGCGAATGCCGCCAAGCACTACGACGAGGACCAGCTCGCCGCCCTGGTGTCCCTCATCGCCCTCATCAACGCCTACAACCGCGTGAACGTCATCGTCCAGCAGCCCGCCGGCGGCTACCAGCCCGGCCAGTTCGGATAA
- a CDS encoding glycosyltransferase, with protein sequence MRVLLSTYGSRGDVQPMAGLAVELRALGAEVRVCAPPDEEFAKLLAGVGVELVPAAEPVRTLVTGTTPTPEGLPQRAAALVAAQYEAVAAAAEGCDAVVATGLVPAVAAARSVAEKLGIHFVYVSYFPTMLPSPHHEPLPLPLWPFPPDMTDNRALWDLNAQSFNALYGPGINAHRESIGQPPVDDVRSHVFTDRPWLAADAVLGPWQDSADLDVVQTGAWILPDERPLSGELVAFLDAGESPVYVGFGSMPMGASEDVARVAIEAVRAQGRRVLVSRGWADLGLIDDLADCFAAGEVNHQALFRRVAAVVHHGGAGTTTAAARAGAPQVVVPQFVDQPYWAGRVAELGIGAAHDGPTPTFESLSVALKTALTPETRARATAVADTIRTDGATVAAKLLLDAVGEERPPTSA encoded by the coding sequence GTGCGTGTGTTGTTGTCGACGTATGGGTCGCGCGGGGACGTCCAACCGATGGCGGGACTCGCAGTGGAGTTGCGGGCACTTGGCGCGGAGGTGCGGGTGTGCGCGCCGCCGGACGAGGAGTTCGCGAAGCTGCTGGCCGGTGTCGGCGTGGAGCTGGTGCCGGCCGCCGAGCCGGTACGCACGCTGGTGACCGGGACGACCCCGACGCCGGAGGGCCTGCCCCAGCGCGCGGCCGCTTTGGTCGCCGCGCAGTACGAGGCGGTCGCCGCGGCGGCCGAGGGATGTGACGCGGTGGTGGCGACCGGCCTGGTCCCGGCCGTGGCCGCGGCGCGGTCGGTGGCCGAGAAGCTGGGCATCCACTTCGTATACGTGAGCTACTTCCCGACCATGCTGCCGTCGCCGCACCACGAGCCGCTCCCGTTGCCGCTGTGGCCGTTCCCACCGGACATGACCGACAACCGGGCGCTGTGGGACCTGAACGCTCAGAGCTTCAACGCGCTGTACGGCCCGGGAATCAACGCTCACCGGGAGTCGATCGGCCAGCCGCCGGTGGACGACGTCCGCAGCCACGTCTTCACCGACCGGCCGTGGCTGGCGGCCGACGCGGTCCTGGGGCCGTGGCAGGATTCGGCGGACCTCGACGTCGTGCAGACCGGCGCATGGATCCTGCCGGACGAACGCCCGCTGTCGGGCGAGTTGGTGGCGTTCCTGGACGCCGGCGAATCGCCGGTGTACGTGGGCTTCGGCAGCATGCCCATGGGCGCCTCGGAGGACGTCGCCCGAGTGGCCATCGAGGCGGTCCGCGCGCAGGGCCGCCGCGTACTCGTCTCCCGCGGCTGGGCCGACCTGGGCCTGATCGACGACCTCGCCGACTGCTTCGCCGCCGGCGAGGTCAACCATCAGGCACTGTTCCGCCGGGTGGCCGCCGTCGTGCACCACGGCGGCGCGGGCACGACGACGGCAGCCGCCCGGGCCGGCGCGCCTCAGGTGGTGGTACCCCAGTTCGTGGACCAGCCGTACTGGGCCGGCCGGGTGGCCGAGTTGGGCATCGGCGCGGCACACGACGGTCCGACTCCGACCTTCGAGTCCCTGTCGGTCGCGCTCAAGACGGCCCTGACCCCTGAGACCCGCGCACGAGCGACCGCCGTGGCCGACACGATCCGGACCGACGGGGCGACGGTGGCCGCGAAGCTGCTGCTCGACGCGGTCGGCGAAGAAAGGCCGCCCACGTCCGCGTGA
- the helR gene encoding RNA polymerase recycling motor ATPase HelR — MNPLTTSAFYLPDHLSPKADPTLIADDEQHFAAIAKSLEQTIAELSERLDAALKAPGGVGREAMERDMEIHRLNGRLRALRRFGLDLCLGHIVSADDPEPVYIGRLGLTDSTGRRLLIDWRSPAAEPFFAATHANPMGLASRRRYRWTRGRISDYWDEVFTSDGFVGHAALDDQSAFIASLGSDRSARMRDVLGTIQADQDAIIRAGSRGALVVDGGPGTGKTVVALHRSAHLLYSDPRLGHRRGGVLFVGPHQPYLAYVEDVLPSLGEEGVQTCTLRDLVPEGTGAATETDPDVALLKSSANMVKAIEKAVRFYEEPPSQGMTVTASGSDIWLSADDWAEAFEAPGPGAPHNEARDQIWEELVTILLDKHDGDVSPDLFRKALLHDEELVTTLDRAWPLLAAADLVGDLWSVPAFLRMCAPWLSPDDVRKLQRADAQAWTVSDLPLLDAARQRLGDPEASRRKRRRDSAVAAERERMVGVIDDVLAADVDGEGAVTMLRGKDLQDSLVDETALPGTDRDLLAGPFAHIVVDEAQELTDAEWQMLLLRCPSRSFTIVGDRAQARHGFTESWQERLERIGLDRINLASLSINYRTPEEVMAEAEPVIRAVLPDANVPTSIRSSGVPVVHGSASDLSSILDTWLAAHADGIACVIGGPTFRTTSRVRSLTPELSRGLEFDLVVLIDPDAFGKGIEGAVDRYVAMTRATQQLVILTSS; from the coding sequence TTGAACCCCCTGACCACCAGCGCCTTTTATCTTCCCGACCACCTCTCGCCCAAGGCCGACCCGACGCTGATCGCCGACGACGAGCAGCACTTCGCGGCCATCGCGAAGAGTCTCGAGCAGACGATCGCCGAACTGTCCGAGCGCCTCGATGCCGCGCTCAAGGCGCCCGGCGGCGTTGGCCGCGAGGCGATGGAGCGGGACATGGAGATCCACCGGCTGAACGGTCGTCTGCGAGCCCTGCGTCGCTTCGGTTTGGACTTGTGCCTCGGACACATCGTCAGCGCGGACGACCCCGAGCCCGTGTACATCGGACGACTTGGCCTCACTGACAGCACGGGTCGTCGGCTACTGATCGACTGGCGCTCTCCCGCGGCTGAGCCGTTCTTCGCGGCGACCCACGCCAACCCGATGGGGCTGGCAAGCCGCCGCAGGTATCGCTGGACCCGCGGCCGGATCAGCGACTACTGGGACGAGGTGTTCACCTCGGACGGGTTCGTCGGGCACGCCGCGCTCGACGACCAGTCCGCCTTCATCGCCAGCCTGGGCAGCGACCGGTCGGCCCGGATGCGAGACGTGCTCGGCACCATCCAGGCCGACCAGGACGCCATCATCCGGGCGGGATCCCGCGGCGCTCTCGTCGTCGACGGCGGTCCGGGTACGGGGAAGACGGTCGTCGCTCTGCACCGCTCCGCCCACCTCCTCTACTCCGATCCGCGCCTCGGTCACCGGCGGGGCGGCGTGCTGTTCGTCGGTCCGCACCAGCCTTACCTGGCCTACGTCGAGGACGTCCTGCCCAGCCTCGGAGAGGAGGGTGTGCAGACGTGCACCCTGCGGGACCTCGTCCCCGAGGGAACCGGAGCGGCGACCGAGACCGACCCGGACGTTGCCCTCCTGAAGTCGTCCGCGAACATGGTGAAGGCGATCGAGAAGGCCGTACGGTTCTACGAAGAGCCGCCCTCCCAGGGGATGACGGTCACGGCCTCCGGGTCCGACATCTGGCTGAGCGCCGACGATTGGGCCGAGGCGTTCGAAGCGCCAGGACCAGGTGCTCCGCACAACGAAGCGCGCGACCAGATCTGGGAGGAGCTGGTCACGATCCTGCTGGACAAGCACGACGGCGATGTCTCGCCCGACCTGTTCCGCAAAGCGCTCCTGCACGACGAAGAGCTGGTCACGACCCTCGACCGCGCGTGGCCGCTGCTCGCAGCGGCCGACCTTGTCGGCGACCTGTGGTCGGTACCCGCATTCCTGCGGATGTGCGCTCCCTGGCTCAGCCCCGATGACGTTCGGAAGCTGCAGCGCGCGGACGCCCAGGCCTGGACGGTGTCCGACCTGCCGCTCCTGGACGCGGCACGGCAGCGGCTCGGCGACCCGGAGGCGTCACGGCGCAAGCGTCGGCGCGATTCCGCTGTCGCCGCCGAACGCGAGCGCATGGTCGGCGTCATCGACGACGTGCTCGCTGCCGATGTCGACGGTGAAGGCGCGGTGACGATGCTGCGCGGAAAGGACCTGCAGGACAGCCTGGTCGACGAGACCGCGCTGCCTGGCACCGACCGGGATCTGCTGGCCGGCCCGTTCGCGCACATCGTCGTGGACGAGGCTCAGGAACTGACCGACGCGGAGTGGCAGATGTTGCTGCTCCGGTGCCCGTCCCGGAGCTTCACCATCGTCGGTGACCGCGCCCAGGCCAGGCACGGGTTCACGGAGTCGTGGCAGGAGCGGCTCGAGCGGATCGGGCTCGACCGGATCAACCTGGCCTCTCTGAGCATCAACTACCGGACGCCGGAAGAAGTGATGGCGGAAGCTGAGCCAGTCATCCGGGCCGTGCTCCCGGACGCCAACGTGCCGACCTCCATCCGCAGCAGCGGCGTCCCTGTCGTACACGGGTCTGCTTCGGATCTGAGCTCGATCCTCGACACCTGGCTCGCCGCACATGCCGACGGGATCGCCTGCGTCATCGGCGGTCCCACATTCCGGACGACGTCCCGCGTCCGGTCGCTGACCCCGGAGCTGTCGAGGGGGCTCGAGTTCGACCTGGTCGTCCTCATCGACCCAGACGCGTTCGGCAAGGGCATCGAAGGAGCGGTCGACCGCTATGTCGCGATGACCCGAGCGACCCAGCAACTCGTCATCCTCACGAGCTCCTGA
- a CDS encoding DUF6223 family protein, translated as MSVRHLLAAATAGLLGAFGLATPAAAHASVQSAAADVYTMSAGRRGAVVAALLALTGVVIGGLALARSTGRIGTGPGRRGAVLALVAGLIGMTLGGLVAATASGGLGTGNGLGGAVVAMVVGLIGMALGGVSLTRSRRTG; from the coding sequence ATGTCAGTCCGTCACCTGCTTGCCGCAGCAACAGCTGGCCTGCTCGGGGCGTTCGGGCTTGCCACACCGGCGGCCGCGCACGCCTCGGTCCAGTCGGCCGCCGCCGACGTTTACACCATGAGCGCCGGGCGACGCGGGGCCGTCGTGGCCGCGCTGCTGGCGCTGACCGGCGTGGTCATCGGCGGGCTGGCTCTGGCCCGCTCCACCGGCCGTATCGGCACCGGCCCCGGGCGACGCGGGGCCGTCCTGGCCCTGGTGGCGGGGCTGATCGGCATGACCCTCGGCGGGCTGGTTGCGGCCACCGCCTCCGGTGGTCTCGGCACCGGCAACGGGCTGGGCGGGGCCGTCGTGGCCATGGTGGTGGGGCTGATCGGCATGGCCCTCGGCGGGGTATCTCTGACCCGCTCCCGCCGCACCGGCTGA
- a CDS encoding DUF952 domain-containing protein, protein MIYHVVTLGDWNALPDHAYEPASLAEDGFVHCAPDEATTLAIVNAFYRTAPRPLLVLLLDEGRLTSRVEWEEAVPAPPPGAAEVTLFPHVFGPINRDAVERILEIQWDEDGRATGLKDAS, encoded by the coding sequence ATGATCTACCACGTTGTGACGCTCGGTGATTGGAACGCCCTTCCCGACCACGCATACGAACCCGCTTCCCTCGCGGAAGATGGTTTCGTCCATTGCGCCCCGGACGAGGCGACTACTTTGGCCATCGTCAACGCCTTCTATCGGACTGCGCCGAGGCCATTGTTGGTGCTGCTCCTCGACGAGGGCCGCCTCACCTCCAGAGTGGAATGGGAGGAGGCGGTTCCCGCCCCACCGCCCGGGGCTGCCGAGGTCACCTTGTTCCCGCATGTGTTCGGGCCCATCAACCGCGATGCCGTCGAGCGAATCCTGGAGATCCAGTGGGATGAGGACGGCCGCGCGACAGGGCTAAAGGACGCGAGCTGA
- a CDS encoding histone-like nucleoid-structuring protein Lsr2 encodes MVQRTVTIYTDDLTGAEGEDIATHAFSLDGIKYEVDLGPDNYQKLLDALGPFMGAGRKVGGSARRTAKRGQSGGPDAAKIREWAKTQGIEVSSRGRIPADLLERYQAAH; translated from the coding sequence ATGGTTCAGCGCACTGTAACAATCTATACCGATGACCTCACCGGGGCCGAAGGTGAAGACATCGCCACTCACGCTTTTAGCCTGGACGGAATCAAGTACGAGGTCGACCTGGGGCCGGATAACTACCAGAAGCTGTTGGACGCTCTGGGGCCGTTTATGGGAGCTGGCCGCAAAGTCGGGGGCAGCGCTCGTCGGACGGCCAAGCGCGGGCAGTCCGGCGGGCCGGACGCGGCCAAGATCCGCGAGTGGGCCAAGACCCAGGGCATTGAGGTCAGCAGCCGCGGCCGCATCCCGGCTGACCTGCTGGAGAGGTACCAAGCCGCCCACTGA